The following are from one region of the Gammaproteobacteria bacterium genome:
- a CDS encoding peptidase M14, translated as MGYRVKSPGRSGRSAPELTVLHALPRGLLGKSARALHEVLPGPTLIHLPGRRSPPLFVSVLLHGNEDVGWRAVQRLLGECGGRALPRALSLFVGNVAAAREGQRRLPGQPDYNRVWPGGGATGCAEERVMQAVVDEMARLGVFASVDVHNNTGTNPHYACVNRLDARFLSLAVLFSRTVVYFLRPTGVQSMAFAGLCPAVTLECGKVGEQAGVDHAARFLSACLHLSDLPARPPAAHDIELFHTVAVLRLAHGSGASRPNRPCDGGWIRFVPDFDRLNFQELPAGTLLAHADATGEAPLQVWGEGGEDLTGRFLQQNGRDIRLRRPVMPAMLTLDQTVMQQDCVGYFMERLRGPLRR; from the coding sequence ATGGGATATCGGGTGAAGTCCCCCGGCCGGTCGGGCAGGAGCGCGCCAGAGTTGACGGTGTTGCATGCCCTGCCCCGGGGCTTGTTGGGCAAAAGCGCCCGGGCCCTGCATGAAGTGCTGCCCGGCCCGACCCTGATCCACCTGCCCGGCCGGCGTTCCCCTCCGTTGTTCGTTTCGGTGTTGTTGCACGGCAATGAAGATGTGGGGTGGCGGGCCGTGCAAAGACTGCTGGGCGAATGTGGTGGCAGGGCCTTGCCGCGGGCCTTGTCCCTTTTCGTGGGCAACGTCGCGGCGGCCCGCGAAGGGCAGCGGCGCCTGCCGGGCCAGCCGGATTACAACCGCGTCTGGCCCGGCGGCGGGGCAACTGGCTGCGCCGAAGAACGGGTGATGCAGGCGGTGGTGGACGAAATGGCACGGCTGGGTGTCTTCGCCAGCGTGGATGTGCACAACAATACCGGCACCAATCCCCACTATGCCTGTGTCAACAGGCTGGACGCGCGCTTTTTGAGTCTGGCCGTATTGTTCAGCCGCACTGTGGTTTATTTCCTGCGGCCCACCGGGGTGCAGTCCATGGCTTTCGCCGGGCTTTGCCCGGCCGTCACGCTGGAATGCGGCAAAGTGGGGGAGCAGGCGGGGGTGGATCATGCCGCCCGTTTTTTGTCCGCCTGTTTGCATCTGAGCGATCTGCCGGCTCGGCCTCCCGCCGCCCACGACATTGAGCTGTTTCACACCGTCGCGGTGCTCAGGCTGGCGCACGGCAGTGGTGCATCCAGACCCAACCGTCCGTGCGATGGCGGCTGGATTCGTTTTGTGCCCGATTTCGACAGGCTGAACTTTCAGGAACTGCCCGCGGGAACCCTCCTGGCCCATGCCGATGCCACCGGCGAGGCGCCGTTACAGGTGTGGGGTGAGGGCGGGGAGGACCTGACCGGCCGTTTTCTGCAACAAAACGGCCGGGACATAAGGTTGCGGCGGCCGGTTATGCCGGCCATGCTGACCCTGGACCAAACCGTCATGCAGCAAGATTGCGTGGGCTATTTTATGGAACGGCTGCGCGGGCCTTTACGTCGCTGA
- the mtnC gene encoding acireductone synthase, with protein sequence MIRAILTDIEGTTSSLNFVKEVLFPYARARLADFVRDHGHESAVRRCLDETRALCKVDMTDDEAVRVLETWTDEDRKATPLKALQGMIWEQGFRAGHFTGHIYEDAARCLKAWRAQGLRLYVYSSGSAQAQKLYFAHSDFGDLSGLFQGFFDTTSGPKRDTASYRRIAAQIALPPGHILFLSDVKEELDAAAAAGMATRWLVRDGDIDGGAAHLQVASFDDIVIETPSSLA encoded by the coding sequence GTGATCCGGGCCATCCTCACCGACATTGAGGGGACCACTTCGTCTTTGAACTTTGTCAAAGAGGTGCTGTTTCCCTATGCCCGCGCACGCCTTGCCGACTTCGTTCGGGACCATGGCCACGAGTCCGCGGTCCGGCGCTGCCTGGACGAGACCCGGGCCCTGTGCAAGGTGGATATGACTGACGACGAGGCCGTGCGCGTGCTGGAGACATGGACGGATGAGGACCGCAAGGCCACGCCCCTCAAAGCCCTGCAGGGCATGATCTGGGAGCAGGGTTTCCGTGCCGGCCATTTCACCGGCCACATATACGAGGACGCCGCCCGGTGTTTGAAAGCCTGGCGCGCGCAGGGTTTGCGTCTCTATGTGTACTCCTCCGGCTCCGCGCAGGCGCAGAAGCTGTATTTTGCCCACAGCGATTTCGGTGACCTCAGCGGTTTGTTTCAGGGCTTTTTCGACACCACCAGCGGCCCCAAGCGGGACACCGCTTCCTACCGGCGCATTGCCGCGCAGATTGCCCTGCCGCCCGGCCACATCTTGTTTTTGTCCGACGTCAAAGAAGAGCTGGACGCCGCCGCCGCCGCGGGCATGGCCACGCGCTGGCTGGTGCGCGACGGCGATATCGATGGCGGGGCCGCCCACCTCCAGGTGGCGAGTTTCGACGACATCGTCATTGAAACGCCATCATCCCTTGCTTGA
- a CDS encoding DMT family transporter: protein MSLPAAYAGVILIWSTTPLAVKWSCEGPGYLFGVTSRMVIGVALCLLILALLRRRLPLGRRALLGYGMASISIYGALLCVYWGARFIPSGWVSVLFGLTPLCTSVLAAWCLGERALTGPKAGGMLLGLAGLVLIFGDSLNLGAEGLEGVAAVLLAVVLSAVSAVGTKKYGGHLDPVPLTAGTVLVSTLLFVLTWALAGAPGPVAMPEKAAWSIVYLGVFGSVLGFLLYFYALQQSSASQVSLILFVTPVLALFLGHYLNREPVSVAVALGTALIVAGLILHQWGGILLMRFRRW, encoded by the coding sequence ATGTCACTGCCGGCCGCCTACGCGGGCGTGATTCTCATCTGGTCCACCACCCCTTTGGCGGTGAAGTGGAGCTGCGAGGGTCCGGGTTACTTGTTCGGGGTCACCAGCCGTATGGTGATCGGCGTGGCCTTGTGCCTGTTGATCCTGGCCTTGCTGCGCCGCCGTTTGCCGCTGGGGCGCCGGGCGCTGTTGGGCTATGGCATGGCCAGCATCAGCATTTACGGCGCCCTGTTGTGCGTGTACTGGGGCGCGCGTTTCATCCCCTCCGGCTGGGTGTCGGTGTTGTTCGGCCTGACGCCCTTATGCACCAGCGTATTGGCTGCCTGGTGTCTGGGCGAACGCGCCCTCACCGGGCCAAAAGCAGGTGGCATGCTGTTGGGCTTGGCGGGTCTGGTGCTGATCTTTGGCGACAGCCTGAATCTGGGGGCGGAGGGCCTGGAAGGGGTGGCGGCTGTTTTGCTGGCCGTGGTGTTGAGCGCCGTGAGCGCAGTGGGGACCAAGAAATACGGCGGGCACCTGGACCCTGTGCCCCTGACGGCGGGCACGGTGCTGGTGTCCACCCTGTTGTTTGTGCTTACCTGGGCCCTGGCCGGCGCCCCCGGGCCGGTGGCCATGCCGGAAAAAGCGGCCTGGTCCATCGTCTACCTGGGTGTGTTCGGTTCGGTGCTGGGTTTTCTCCTGTACTTCTATGCCCTGCAGCAGAGCAGCGCCAGTCAGGTGAGTCTGATTTTGTTCGTCACGCCCGTGTTGGCGCTGTTCTTGGGGCACTACCTCAATCGGGAGCCGGTCAGCGTCGCGGTGGCTTTGGGCACAGCATTGATTGTGGCGGGGCTGATCCTGCATCAATGGGGCGGAATCCTGCTGATGCGGTTCAGGCGCTGGTAA
- a CDS encoding glutamate--cysteine ligase has product MGQEIDHCSFEPADFRRYQRCLQEETARVLTLISEHRLSERAGVGGFELEAWLVWEDGRPAPLNDAFLARLGDDLVVAELARYNVELNVDPQAIAGEGLRRLEKALQQRWSACDRAARSLGARMVMTGILPTVRDSDLTPGNMSSLRRYAALNEQVLKGRKGRPMRLDIVGHDHLTSVHHDVMLEAAATSFQVHLQVPAAASRRYYNAAMICSAPCVAIAANAPFLFGKDLWEETRIPLFEQAVEAGGFSGAASGPVRRVTFGSGYVSESIAEVFRENKEHYPPLLPVHFCGGAERLAHLRLHNGTIWRWNRPLLGWDSEGRPHLRIEHRVMAAGPTVVDQMANAAFFYGLVEQLAQRDVAPELVLPFEGARDNFYEAARLGLSSHPCWLDGSRHNMKMLVLHSLLPMARNGLEGMDVAAELIDRYLAVIEERVARECTGSAWQRAFVAKHGRDMAALTRAYRDRSDTGIAVHEWDIG; this is encoded by the coding sequence ATGGGGCAGGAAATTGACCATTGCAGCTTCGAGCCCGCTGACTTTCGGCGTTATCAACGTTGTTTGCAGGAGGAGACGGCGCGGGTGCTGACGCTGATCAGCGAGCACCGGCTCAGCGAGCGGGCGGGCGTCGGCGGTTTTGAGCTGGAGGCGTGGCTGGTGTGGGAGGACGGCCGCCCGGCGCCGCTCAACGATGCGTTTTTGGCCCGGCTGGGGGATGATCTGGTGGTGGCCGAGCTGGCCCGGTACAACGTGGAACTCAACGTTGATCCCCAGGCCATTGCCGGTGAGGGGCTGAGGCGGCTGGAAAAAGCGCTGCAACAACGCTGGTCGGCCTGTGACCGGGCCGCCCGGTCCCTCGGTGCGCGCATGGTGATGACCGGCATTCTGCCCACGGTTCGGGACAGCGATCTGACGCCGGGAAACATGTCTTCCTTGCGACGCTATGCGGCGCTGAACGAGCAGGTGTTGAAAGGGCGCAAAGGGCGCCCCATGCGTCTGGACATTGTCGGTCATGACCATTTGACCAGCGTTCACCATGACGTGATGCTGGAAGCCGCGGCGACCTCGTTCCAGGTGCATTTGCAGGTGCCGGCGGCGGCATCGAGGCGCTACTACAACGCGGCGATGATCTGTTCCGCGCCCTGTGTGGCCATTGCCGCCAATGCGCCATTTTTGTTCGGCAAAGACCTGTGGGAGGAAACCCGCATTCCTTTGTTTGAGCAGGCGGTGGAAGCCGGTGGCTTTTCCGGCGCGGCGAGCGGGCCGGTGCGGCGGGTGACTTTTGGCAGCGGCTATGTGAGTGAAAGCATCGCTGAAGTCTTTCGTGAAAACAAGGAGCATTATCCCCCCTTGCTGCCCGTTCATTTCTGTGGCGGCGCGGAACGGCTGGCGCATTTGCGTTTGCACAACGGTACGATCTGGCGTTGGAACCGGCCGTTGCTGGGCTGGGACAGTGAAGGGCGGCCGCACCTGCGTATCGAACACCGGGTCATGGCCGCAGGGCCCACGGTGGTGGATCAAATGGCCAATGCCGCGTTTTTCTACGGCCTGGTCGAACAGTTGGCGCAGCGTGATGTGGCGCCGGAACTGGTGCTGCCCTTTGAGGGGGCGCGGGACAATTTTTACGAAGCGGCGCGGTTGGGACTTTCGTCTCACCCCTGTTGGCTGGACGGTTCCAGGCACAATATGAAAATGCTGGTGCTGCACAGCTTGCTGCCCATGGCGCGCAACGGCCTGGAAGGGATGGATGTCGCCGCCGAGCTCATTGACCGTTACCTGGCTGTGATTGAAGAACGCGTTGCCCGGGAATGCACGGGCAGCGCCTGGCAAAGGGCTTTTGTCGCCAAACACGGGCGGGACATGGCGGCTTTGACGCGGGCTTATCGCGACCGTTCCGATACCGGCATTGCGGTGCACGAATGGGATATCGGGTGA
- a CDS encoding cupin: MSRLAIFDEGGRLLESEADAARISARLDGVGVLFERWEAEEKLAAGAGQDDILAAYRRPVDRLKRHYGFQAADVISLSADHPGKAALRQKFLDEHTHSEFEVRFFVAGGGLFYIHAGDKVYAVYCRQGDLISVPARMPHWFDMGEQPELTCIRLFTNPEGWVAHYTGSDIARRLPTLDAFLAGQP, translated from the coding sequence ATGAGCCGGCTGGCCATTTTTGACGAAGGCGGGCGCCTGCTCGAATCGGAGGCAGACGCCGCTCGCATCAGCGCCCGCCTGGATGGCGTGGGCGTGTTGTTCGAGCGCTGGGAAGCGGAGGAGAAGCTGGCCGCGGGCGCGGGCCAGGATGACATCCTGGCGGCTTACCGTCGTCCCGTAGACCGCCTCAAGCGCCACTACGGCTTCCAGGCCGCGGACGTGATCAGCCTCAGTGCCGATCATCCCGGCAAGGCCGCCCTGCGTCAGAAATTCCTCGACGAACATACCCACAGCGAATTCGAAGTGCGGTTTTTCGTCGCCGGCGGGGGCCTGTTTTACATCCACGCGGGGGACAAGGTGTATGCCGTCTATTGCCGGCAAGGGGATCTCATCAGCGTGCCTGCCCGCATGCCCCACTGGTTTGACATGGGCGAGCAGCCTGAACTCACATGCATCCGCCTGTTCACCAACCCCGAAGGCTGGGTGGCCCACTATACCGGCAGTGATATTGCCCGGCGCCTGCCCACCCTGGACGCCTTCCTGGCCGGGCAGCCGTGA
- a CDS encoding DUF945 domain-containing protein: MYAFPWRRSRTPRRIRHTSCHPNPAPWKTGAAASSAEWHRPPPPENTHEPRGLPPEQHPGRGETAMKPSLETAALATLAALGLGLIAAPYGMGVIFEHQYQEALSRWAEASGLKVDIANYQRGWFTSEARLAAHLSPPYSPAGTGARAMVLNIHQRIEHGPLYSSTGTALGGALAVVTSTLTLPPQISKALTGVLEKQAVAGASTVVALDSTSRTELELAAFSRPYSNGADTLAWHGMRGTLAITEGGTRIVFRARAPGLDIRTSEGQHVTLKGLRLRGDYRRGAHELWLGKTHWTLRLFDAGGLPGSAGGIALEKLTLTAWSSAQGDSQDSLNSGLKIAFDKLVAGGRSLDTGLLDLELRKLDAATVALMNKEMKRLRTRGASPQDVPGPPVQLLQQAVPRLLARSPELDLKRLAFTTDQGAVNGRLLLTVDKAENLSLAPQDLPLLLNKVRLEAELTLPVNMLRDRLTTPIRQRLMNRQDPWSAQSSVSDADIARAVRQQLAMLEGKGYLIRRGTQYQSRLRFKAGRLTINNHPADDVIGMVMMGR; this comes from the coding sequence ATGTACGCTTTCCCGTGGCGCCGCTCAAGAACCCCCCGCCGCATCCGACACACAAGCTGTCACCCAAATCCAGCGCCATGGAAGACCGGTGCCGCGGCCAGTTCCGCTGAGTGGCACCGGCCACCACCGCCTGAAAATACTCATGAGCCCAGGGGCCTCCCACCGGAGCAGCACCCCGGCCGGGGAGAAACAGCGATGAAACCTTCTTTGGAAACCGCCGCCCTGGCCACCCTGGCCGCGCTGGGACTGGGGCTGATCGCCGCACCCTACGGTATGGGTGTCATTTTCGAACACCAATACCAAGAAGCGCTGTCCCGGTGGGCCGAGGCTTCAGGGCTGAAGGTGGACATTGCGAATTACCAGCGGGGCTGGTTCACCTCAGAGGCAAGGCTTGCAGCACACCTCAGCCCACCCTATTCCCCCGCCGGCACGGGGGCCCGGGCGATGGTGCTGAATATTCACCAACGCATCGAACACGGCCCTTTGTATTCCAGCACCGGCACGGCCCTGGGCGGCGCTTTGGCCGTGGTCACCAGCACCCTGACCCTCCCCCCCCAGATCAGCAAGGCCCTGACTGGGGTGCTGGAAAAACAAGCGGTCGCGGGCGCCTCCACGGTGGTGGCCTTGGACAGCACTTCCCGTACGGAGCTCGAGCTTGCCGCGTTCTCCCGCCCTTATTCCAACGGGGCCGACACGCTGGCCTGGCACGGCATGCGTGGCACCCTCGCCATCACCGAGGGCGGAACACGTATCGTCTTCCGGGCCCGGGCACCCGGCCTGGACATCAGAACGAGCGAGGGACAGCACGTCACACTCAAAGGGCTCCGGCTCCGTGGCGACTACCGGCGCGGGGCGCACGAGTTGTGGCTGGGCAAAACCCACTGGACACTGCGATTGTTCGATGCCGGAGGCTTGCCGGGAAGCGCTGGCGGCATCGCGTTGGAAAAGCTGACACTGACCGCCTGGTCCTCGGCCCAGGGGGACAGCCAGGACAGCCTCAACTCCGGTTTGAAAATCGCATTCGACAAACTGGTGGCGGGCGGCCGCTCCCTGGACACCGGCCTGTTGGATCTGGAACTGCGCAAGCTGGACGCGGCCACCGTGGCCCTCATGAACAAAGAAATGAAGCGCTTGCGCACCAGGGGCGCCTCGCCCCAGGACGTACCGGGACCGCCAGTCCAGCTGTTGCAACAAGCGGTGCCCAGACTCCTGGCACGCTCGCCGGAACTGGACTTGAAACGTCTCGCGTTCACCACCGACCAGGGTGCGGTGAACGGCCGGCTGCTGCTCACCGTGGACAAGGCGGAAAATCTCAGCCTGGCACCCCAGGATCTGCCCTTGTTGCTGAACAAAGTGCGCCTGGAGGCAGAACTCACGCTGCCGGTGAACATGCTGCGCGACCGCCTGACCACACCCATCCGGCAGCGCCTGATGAACAGGCAGGATCCCTGGAGCGCCCAGTCGTCCGTCAGCGATGCCGACATCGCGCGCGCGGTACGTCAGCAGCTGGCCATGCTGGAAGGCAAAGGTTATCTGATTCGCCGCGGCACCCAGTATCAGAGCCGTTTGCGCTTCAAAGCGGGCCGGCTCACCATTAACAACCACCCCGCCGATGACGTGATCGGCATGGTCATGATGGGCCGGTGA